One part of the Lachnospiraceae bacterium JLR.KK002 genome encodes these proteins:
- a CDS encoding DUF3440 domain-containing protein, translated as MIREYQKEDVYEALQQRFHFLFQEFDNIYVSFSGGKDSGVLLNLFLDFKRQYYPARTVGLFHQDFEAQYTVTTEYVERTFHRLEDELDLYWVCLPMATRTALSSYEMYWYPWDDTKKDIWVRPMPQYPYVINMERPFTHYRYRMPQENLAKQFGRFYKEQHGRKKTVCLLGIRAEESLQRYSGFLNRKYGYKGECWISKQFKDVWCASPLYDWTNNDVWAANFKFGYDYNKLYDLYYMAGLKPSQMRVASPFNDYARDSLNLYRVIDPEIWARLVGRVRGANFGAVYARTKALGYRNITLPEGHTWESYTKFLLDTLPVRIRNNYVKKFRTSMRFWHETGGGLSEETIQELLDHGYQIRRNGISNYTVNKSSRIVFTGKIPDDTDDIKTTKDIPSWKRMCYCILRNDHICRFMGFGLTSREKAQIEAIRRKYGEFAEK; from the coding sequence ATGATTCGGGAATACCAGAAAGAAGATGTGTACGAGGCACTGCAGCAGAGATTTCATTTTCTGTTTCAGGAATTTGACAATATTTATGTTTCCTTCAGCGGAGGAAAAGACAGCGGGGTGCTTTTGAATCTGTTTTTGGATTTTAAACGCCAGTATTATCCGGCCCGGACCGTAGGGCTGTTTCATCAGGATTTTGAGGCCCAGTATACGGTAACCACAGAGTATGTGGAACGGACGTTCCATCGGCTGGAGGATGAACTGGACCTTTACTGGGTCTGCCTTCCCATGGCAACAAGGACAGCTCTCAGCAGCTATGAAATGTACTGGTATCCCTGGGATGACACCAAAAAGGATATCTGGGTGCGGCCCATGCCTCAGTATCCCTATGTAATCAATATGGAGCGTCCCTTTACCCATTACCGTTACCGGATGCCACAGGAAAATCTGGCAAAACAGTTCGGAAGATTTTATAAGGAGCAGCATGGCAGGAAGAAAACCGTCTGCCTGCTGGGCATACGGGCGGAAGAATCCCTGCAGCGGTACAGCGGTTTTCTGAACCGGAAATACGGATACAAAGGAGAATGCTGGATTTCCAAACAGTTTAAGGACGTCTGGTGTGCGTCGCCTCTTTATGACTGGACCAACAATGACGTGTGGGCGGCTAATTTCAAATTCGGATATGATTATAACAAACTGTATGACCTGTATTATATGGCCGGCTTAAAGCCCAGCCAGATGCGGGTGGCTTCTCCCTTTAACGATTATGCCAGAGACAGTCTGAATCTGTACCGGGTCATTGATCCGGAAATCTGGGCCAGACTGGTAGGCCGGGTGCGGGGCGCCAATTTCGGCGCGGTGTATGCCAGAACCAAAGCTCTGGGCTACCGGAATATTACCCTTCCGGAGGGGCATACCTGGGAATCCTACACGAAATTTCTGCTGGACACCCTTCCGGTGAGAATCCGCAATAATTATGTGAAAAAATTCCGGACTTCCATGCGGTTCTGGCATGAGACCGGCGGCGGCCTGTCGGAAGAAACCATTCAGGAACTGCTGGATCACGGTTATCAGATTCGCAGAAACGGGATTTCCAATTATACGGTGAATAAAAGTTCCAGAATTGTATTTACCGGGAAAATACCCGACGACACAGATGACATTAAAACCACCAAAGACATTCCAAGCTGGAAGCGCATGTGCTACTGTATCCTGAGAAACGACCATATCTGCAGATTTATGGGATTTGGACTGACCAGCAGGGAAAAGGCACAGATTGAAGCCATACGAAGAAAATACGGTGAATTTGCGGAAAAGTAA
- a CDS encoding TnpV protein produces the protein MANILFEKLGGKYERQGDYLIPCLTVLAEEEQPIGTWGQRHLDYLKQYRKVTYTNLLTNGKLNTYLADIDRQAQERFERLIEGMKQAQGITERLKEENALEWVQHLNNIRACARQIVNEEIVFA, from the coding sequence ATGGCAAATATATTATTTGAGAAACTGGGCGGCAAATATGAGCGGCAAGGAGATTACTTAATACCATGCTTGACTGTACTCGCCGAAGAAGAACAGCCGATAGGCACATGGGGACAGCGGCATCTGGACTATCTGAAGCAGTATCGCAAGGTTACATACACCAATCTTCTCACAAACGGCAAGCTGAATACATACCTTGCCGACATCGATAGGCAGGCACAGGAACGCTTTGAAAGGCTCATAGAGGGCATGAAACAAGCGCAGGGCATAACGGAACGCCTAAAGGAAGAAAATGCCTTAGAATGGGTACAACACTTAAATAACATAAGGGCATGTGCGAGACAGATTGTGAACGAGGAAATTGTTTTTGCATAA
- a CDS encoding glycerol dehydrogenase has translation MANILISPNKYVQGAGEMKKLGEYAEKYGKKALILITASGFKRIGDIVEGSFAGKEVSTVFDYFNGECSKTEINRLIKVAEDNQCEMIIGIGGGKILDTAKAVAYHKSLPVLICPTIASTDAPCSALSVIYTDEGVFEEYLFLPANPNLVLMDTEIVTKSPVRLTVSGMGDALATYFEARACKNSGAATCAGGLATSAAMTLAELCFNTLMEEGMKAKLALEAGACTPAVEKVIEANTLLSGIGFESGGLAGAHAIHNGLTVLEECHHMYHGEKVAFGTITQLVLENIPADELEDIITWCIDLGLPVTLKELGVEEVTDEKIMAVAAAACAETDTLHNMPFEVTPETVCAAIKAADAYGHYYLGK, from the coding sequence ATGGCAAACATTTTAATCAGCCCGAACAAATATGTGCAGGGCGCAGGGGAAATGAAAAAACTGGGGGAATACGCTGAAAAATACGGCAAAAAAGCTCTGATTCTGATTACAGCATCAGGCTTTAAGAGAATTGGGGATATTGTGGAAGGCAGCTTCGCAGGAAAGGAAGTCAGTACTGTCTTCGACTATTTTAACGGGGAATGCAGCAAAACAGAAATCAATCGATTAATTAAAGTTGCGGAAGACAATCAGTGCGAAATGATTATCGGTATCGGCGGCGGTAAGATTCTGGATACTGCCAAGGCTGTGGCATACCATAAATCTCTTCCGGTTCTGATCTGCCCCACCATTGCCTCCACCGACGCTCCCTGCAGTGCGTTGTCTGTCATTTATACGGACGAAGGGGTGTTTGAAGAATACCTGTTCCTCCCGGCCAATCCAAATCTGGTCCTGATGGATACGGAAATCGTTACAAAATCTCCGGTTCGTCTGACGGTATCCGGTATGGGAGACGCGCTGGCTACTTATTTCGAAGCAAGAGCCTGCAAAAACAGCGGAGCAGCTACCTGTGCAGGCGGCCTGGCAACTTCTGCTGCAATGACTCTGGCAGAACTGTGTTTTAACACACTGATGGAGGAAGGCATGAAAGCAAAACTGGCCCTGGAAGCAGGCGCATGTACTCCCGCAGTGGAAAAAGTCATCGAAGCAAACACTCTCTTAAGCGGTATTGGTTTTGAGAGCGGCGGTCTGGCAGGAGCGCACGCCATTCACAACGGACTGACCGTACTGGAAGAATGCCATCACATGTATCATGGTGAAAAAGTAGCGTTCGGAACCATCACCCAGCTTGTACTGGAAAACATTCCTGCCGATGAGCTGGAAGATATCATTACCTGGTGTATCGACCTGGGACTTCCGGTTACCCTGAAGGAATTAGGCGTGGAAGAAGTGACAGACGAAAAGATTATGGCAGTAGCCGCTGCCGCATGTGCGGAAACTGACACCTTACATAACATGCCTTTTGAAGTTACTCCGGAAACCGTTTGCGCTGCTATCAAAGCTGCTGACGCATATGGACATTACTACCTTGGAAAATAA
- the prmC gene encoding peptide chain release factor N(5)-glutamine methyltransferase: MTLREALRYGRELLKKAEVSDYKLDAWYLMEYVCKMDKSEYYLRAPEEMPDEDFQEYELLLKKRGEHVPLQYITGVQEFMGLEFKVNSHVLIPRQDTETLVEEALKILESGMEVLDLCTGSGCIIISLLKHAGKKIRGTASDISKQALLVAKENARNHQVEVELVRSDLFRKITGTFDMIISNPPYIPTGVIAELMPEVRDFEPAEALDGEEDGLAFYRKIVREGKGFLKSNGYLYFEVGYDQGGRVALLMEENGFRNVKVIQDLTGNDRVVCGNLPAVK; the protein is encoded by the coding sequence ATGACACTGAGAGAAGCACTGCGTTATGGCAGAGAACTGCTGAAAAAGGCAGAGGTTTCGGATTATAAGCTGGATGCCTGGTATCTGATGGAATACGTCTGTAAGATGGATAAGAGCGAATATTATCTCCGTGCACCGGAGGAAATGCCGGACGAAGATTTCCAGGAATATGAGCTTTTACTGAAAAAGCGGGGAGAGCATGTACCCTTGCAGTATATTACCGGGGTGCAGGAATTTATGGGACTGGAATTTAAGGTGAATTCCCATGTGCTGATACCCCGGCAGGATACGGAGACTCTGGTAGAGGAAGCCCTGAAAATTCTGGAGTCAGGCATGGAAGTGCTGGATTTGTGCACCGGTTCCGGGTGTATTATCATCAGCCTTCTGAAACATGCGGGAAAGAAAATCAGAGGAACTGCCAGTGACATTTCCAAACAGGCCCTTCTGGTTGCAAAGGAAAATGCCAGAAATCATCAGGTGGAGGTGGAGCTGGTGCGCAGTGATTTGTTCCGGAAAATTACAGGAACCTTTGATATGATTATTTCCAATCCTCCTTATATTCCAACGGGAGTGATTGCGGAACTGATGCCGGAAGTCCGGGATTTTGAGCCTGCGGAGGCATTGGACGGTGAAGAAGACGGTCTTGCCTTTTACCGGAAAATTGTACGGGAAGGAAAGGGATTTTTAAAATCCAACGGGTATCTGTACTTTGAAGTGGGGTATGACCAGGGAGGACGGGTGGCCCTTCTGATGGAGGAAAATGGATTTCGGAATGTAAAGGTAATCCAGGACCTTACAGGAAATGACCGGGTGGTCTGCGGTAACCTGCCGGCAGTAAAATAG
- a CDS encoding NAD(P)H-dependent oxidoreductase — translation MQITIIHGQSHKGSTYHIARMLAGKLEGNVTEFFLPKDFSSFCVGCTGCFEKSETLCPHYEMLKPITEALDQADVIILASPVYVYHATGAMKNLLDHYGYRWMVHRPEEKMFRKQAVCISTAAGAGMRSTNKDMADSMFFWGVARTWRYGVAVMEVSWKNVRPGIKRRIDAKTTILARKIRKNYGHVKPSIKTRIFFNIMRLAQKKGFNEADGEYWKAKGWTGRKRPWGKEV, via the coding sequence ATGCAGATTACAATTATACACGGCCAGAGCCATAAAGGCTCCACTTACCATATTGCCAGAATGCTGGCCGGGAAACTGGAAGGAAATGTTACGGAATTTTTCCTGCCGAAAGATTTTTCATCTTTTTGCGTGGGATGTACCGGTTGTTTTGAAAAATCAGAAACTCTGTGTCCCCATTACGAAATGTTAAAACCCATAACGGAAGCCCTGGACCAGGCAGATGTGATTATTCTGGCAAGTCCCGTTTATGTCTATCATGCTACCGGAGCCATGAAAAATCTGCTGGACCATTACGGGTATCGCTGGATGGTACATCGTCCGGAAGAAAAGATGTTCCGCAAGCAGGCAGTCTGTATTTCCACAGCAGCTGGCGCCGGGATGAGAAGTACCAATAAGGACATGGCTGACAGTATGTTTTTCTGGGGAGTTGCCAGAACCTGGCGGTATGGCGTGGCGGTGATGGAGGTGTCCTGGAAAAATGTCAGACCGGGAATTAAACGGCGCATTGACGCAAAAACCACCATACTGGCAAGGAAAATCAGAAAAAATTACGGACATGTGAAACCTTCCATAAAAACCAGAATCTTTTTTAATATTATGCGGCTGGCACAGAAAAAGGGTTTTAACGAGGCAGATGGGGAATACTGGAAAGCGAAGGGATGGACGGGAAGAAAAAGGCCCTGGGGGAAGGAAGTATAA
- a CDS encoding BlaI/MecI/CopY family transcriptional regulator — translation MRMKLFDSELKVMEVLWKEGNITAGQISKILKEEIGWNRNTTYTVIKKCIEKGAIERIEPKFICKAMISKEDVQAYETAELIERVFDGSKKEFFAALLSEKTLTHDELQQLKNLINQMK, via the coding sequence ATGAGGATGAAGTTATTTGATTCAGAATTAAAAGTGATGGAAGTATTATGGAAAGAGGGAAACATTACAGCAGGACAGATTTCAAAAATACTGAAAGAGGAAATTGGCTGGAATAGGAATACAACTTACACGGTGATAAAAAAATGTATAGAGAAAGGCGCAATCGAAAGAATTGAACCTAAATTTATCTGCAAGGCAATGATTTCCAAAGAAGACGTACAGGCATATGAAACAGCGGAATTGATTGAAAGGGTATTTGACGGTTCTAAGAAAGAATTTTTTGCCGCTTTGTTGTCTGAAAAAACCTTGACACATGATGAATTGCAGCAATTAAAGAATTTGATAAACCAGATGAAATGA
- a CDS encoding DUF4368 domain-containing protein — MVLKQLQHFLSYLQQFERVFIRQQIDTTLAERRYELYAKQKQIEKDEKRMEELDRLFRKIYEDNVNGKLNDERFYKLSDGYEAEQEQLKHKIETLKSEVSEADTEATNVSKLIAVTKKYTRIDELTPEILNTFVDKIVVHECEKKDGKRTQDIDIYYSYVGIVDIPTDEEMREIEREYGKRTKRQTA; from the coding sequence TTGGTATTAAAACAGCTTCAGCATTTCCTGTCCTATTTACAGCAGTTTGAAAGGGTATTTATCCGACAGCAGATTGACACTACCCTTGCGGAACGCCGATACGAGTTATACGCAAAGCAGAAACAGATTGAAAAAGACGAAAAGCGCATGGAAGAACTTGACCGCCTGTTCCGCAAAATCTATGAAGATAATGTCAACGGAAAGCTGAATGACGAACGCTTTTACAAGCTGTCAGATGGTTATGAAGCTGAGCAGGAACAGCTAAAACACAAAATCGAAACCTTGAAATCCGAAGTCAGCGAAGCCGACACAGAAGCAACCAATGTTTCCAAGCTAATTGCCGTCACCAAAAAATATACTCGTATTGACGAGCTAACGCCCGAAATCTTAAATACCTTTGTGGATAAAATCGTAGTCCATGAATGCGAGAAAAAAGACGGGAAACGGACACAGGATATTGACATCTACTATTCCTATGTCGGGATTGTTGATATTCCAACGGATGAAGAAATGCGGGAAATAGAACGTGAATACGGAAAACGTACCAAACGTCAAACCGCCTAA
- a CDS encoding M56 family metallopeptidase, protein MLLKMSISSSILIILIVILRFVALNRLPKKFFVLLWNIAILRLLIPFDLPIHYGLASPMTKLADSGISHYNTANSPLITESLKEPITDTTVALSLNNVAWMTIVWAAGMAIMLVVFGVLYWKEYQKIRTALPISKKSDDYFRSVTTIPKRVKLLVSDRISTPLTYGVLSPKIIFPKIFKLSDNTKIKYVLTHEVIHIKRLDNLWKIIILIVVSVHWFNPFVWIMYRLLNRDIELSCDEKVVALLGETAKKEYVTTLVDLAEKQYHWSFISNGFGKNAIQERIVAIMKFKKATCISIGCTVVLLAGAITVFAQNDFKVAGTDAGTMSKAHITEDKKNYLEKTEIEDGEYLHHGITVINGAYYYQGVRIRIFMDLRENKSFETFSFDKEGTVDIRLIRSKNNSIKKIEYLTKEEADEILSDFEDSELDGQTEEQHTGVITRLAKEELPNKVIDAINSCDDEKWYVINDKEYQYVYFNGLTANYAFQPEIYADSHSGTLQIYDMGTSTENYVLLEIERNISLKILYNHSQVAYTEIAL, encoded by the coding sequence ATGTTGCTTAAAATGAGCATCTCAAGCAGTATATTGATTATCTTGATTGTTATTTTGCGCTTTGTTGCTTTAAACAGGCTGCCGAAAAAATTTTTTGTGTTGTTGTGGAATATTGCAATACTAAGATTGCTGATACCCTTTGACTTACCGATACATTATGGACTTGCTTCACCTATGACAAAATTAGCAGATAGCGGCATCAGTCACTATAATACTGCTAACAGTCCGCTTATAACAGAATCATTAAAAGAACCAATTACTGATACAACAGTAGCATTATCTTTAAACAACGTCGCATGGATGACGATTGTTTGGGCAGCAGGTATGGCAATCATGCTTGTGGTTTTCGGGGTTTTATATTGGAAAGAATATCAAAAGATACGGACAGCATTACCTATTTCAAAAAAAAGCGATGATTATTTTAGGTCAGTGACAACGATTCCTAAACGTGTAAAGTTATTGGTATCGGACAGAATCTCAACACCTTTGACGTATGGGGTTTTGTCACCTAAAATTATATTTCCGAAAATTTTTAAGCTTTCGGACAACACGAAAATAAAATATGTCCTTACGCATGAAGTGATACACATAAAACGGTTGGATAATCTTTGGAAAATTATTATCCTTATAGTGGTGAGCGTACACTGGTTCAATCCTTTCGTTTGGATAATGTATCGGCTTCTCAACCGTGATATTGAATTATCATGTGATGAAAAAGTGGTCGCTCTTTTGGGGGAAACAGCAAAAAAGGAATATGTTACAACGCTTGTAGATTTGGCGGAAAAGCAGTATCATTGGTCGTTTATCTCAAATGGATTTGGAAAGAACGCCATACAAGAAAGGATTGTGGCAATCATGAAGTTTAAAAAAGCAACTTGTATAAGCATAGGCTGCACAGTGGTTTTATTAGCAGGCGCGATTACAGTATTTGCACAAAATGATTTTAAAGTGGCAGGTACTGATGCTGGTACAATGTCTAAAGCCCACATTACGGAAGACAAAAAAAATTATTTGGAAAAAACTGAAATCGAAGATGGTGAGTATTTACATCATGGAATTACAGTTATCAATGGAGCTTATTATTACCAAGGCGTGCGCATCCGCATATTCATGGATTTAAGGGAAAACAAATCTTTTGAAACTTTCAGTTTTGATAAGGAAGGAACCGTTGATATACGGTTAATACGGTCAAAAAATAATTCTATTAAAAAAATTGAGTATCTCACAAAAGAAGAAGCAGATGAAATCCTTAGTGATTTTGAAGATAGCGAGTTGGATGGGCAGACGGAAGAACAGCATACGGGTGTGATAACCAGATTAGCAAAAGAAGAACTTCCGAATAAGGTTATAGATGCCATAAATTCTTGTGATGATGAAAAATGGTATGTGATTAATGACAAGGAATATCAATATGTTTATTTTAATGGTTTGACTGCCAATTATGCTTTCCAACCAGAGATTTATGCTGACAGCCATAGCGGGACTTTACAAATATATGATATGGGTACTTCAACTGAAAATTATGTATTGCTTGAAATTGAACGGAATATTTCACTGAAAATTTTATACAACCATTCGCAAGTTGCATATACAGAAATAGCTTTATGA
- a CDS encoding ParB/RepB/Spo0J family partition protein — protein sequence MNSAYKSPAYRVVPVPIEKIVPNSYNPNAVAPPEMRLLYDSIKEDGYTMPIVCYYSKKEDVYVIVDGFHRYRIMKEHKDIYERENGMLPVTVIDKSISNRMASTIRHNRARGSHDVDLMSNIIRELHEIGRSDEWIAKHMGMSKDEILRLKQITGLAALFRDVNFGKAWKPVEREEEDVDSFS from the coding sequence ATGAACAGTGCATACAAAAGTCCGGCATACCGGGTAGTACCGGTGCCCATAGAAAAAATCGTACCCAATTCTTATAACCCCAATGCGGTTGCGCCGCCGGAAATGCGGCTTCTTTACGACAGTATCAAAGAGGACGGTTACACCATGCCCATTGTATGTTATTACTCCAAAAAAGAAGACGTTTATGTGATTGTGGACGGATTTCACCGTTATCGGATTATGAAAGAGCATAAGGATATTTATGAGAGGGAAAACGGTATGCTTCCGGTAACTGTCATTGACAAGTCCATTTCCAACCGGATGGCCAGCACCATAAGGCATAACCGGGCCAGAGGCAGCCATGATGTGGATTTGATGAGTAATATCATCAGAGAACTTCACGAAATCGGCAGGTCGGACGAATGGATTGCAAAGCATATGGGCATGAGCAAAGATGAAATTCTGCGGCTGAAACAGATTACCGGCCTGGCAGCCCTGTTTCGCGATGTGAATTTCGGGAAAGCCTGGAAGCCGGTGGAGCGGGAAGAAGAGGATGTTGATTCTTTTTCATAA
- a CDS encoding TetR/AcrR family transcriptional regulator, with protein MGRRKKEPRSVHREHIASAASVLFMERGITATSMDDIAKAAGYSKATIYVYFKNKEEIVGILVLNSMKKLYDCISSALVQQQTTKARYDGICHGLVQYQEEFPFYFRMVLDKINIDFDDEACLPEEKDTYQIGEEINEKIKEFLVCGMEKGDLRCDLEIMPVIFNFWGMLAGIIQLAANKEDYLKKSMGLTKTQFLDYGFSMLYDSITARKPSGRAVKRLGGA; from the coding sequence ATGGGACGAAGAAAGAAAGAGCCGAGAAGTGTGCACAGGGAGCACATAGCCTCTGCGGCATCCGTTTTGTTTATGGAAAGAGGGATTACCGCAACTTCCATGGATGATATAGCGAAAGCCGCCGGATACAGCAAAGCAACAATATATGTGTATTTTAAAAACAAAGAGGAGATAGTTGGTATTTTAGTATTGAACAGCATGAAAAAACTTTATGACTGTATATCTTCTGCATTGGTACAGCAGCAAACCACAAAAGCGAGATATGATGGTATCTGTCATGGTCTGGTACAGTATCAGGAAGAATTTCCATTTTATTTCAGAATGGTGCTGGATAAAATCAACATTGATTTCGATGATGAGGCCTGCCTGCCGGAAGAAAAGGATACTTATCAAATCGGAGAAGAAATAAATGAAAAAATAAAGGAATTTTTAGTATGCGGTATGGAAAAAGGAGATTTGCGCTGTGATTTGGAAATTATGCCTGTTATATTTAACTTTTGGGGTATGCTTGCCGGAATTATTCAGCTTGCCGCAAATAAAGAAGACTATCTGAAAAAGTCAATGGGTTTAACGAAAACACAGTTTTTGGACTATGGTTTTTCCATGCTGTATGATTCGATTACAGCCAGGAAACCGTCCGGGCGGGCAGTTAAAAGACTGGGAGGCGCCTGA
- the prfA gene encoding peptide chain release factor 1: MFDKLEDILLRFEEIMNQLSEPDVANDTGRFRKLMKEQSDLTPIVETYKEYKQAKQNVEDSLAMLEDESDEELRELAREELNDSKKKIEELEKKLKILLLPKDPNDDKNVIVEIRAGAGGDEAALFAAEIYRMYVHYAEGRRWKVETVECEEIGIGGMKNVTFMITGQGAYSVMKYESGVHRVQRVPETESGGRIHTSTITVAVMPEAEEVDVVIDEKDIRIDVMRASGNGGQCVNTTDSAVRLTHFPTGIVIYSQTEKSQLQNKDKAFALLRAKLYDMECQKQHDAEAEARRSQIGTGDRSEKIRTYNFPQGRVTDHRINLTLYKLDKVMNGDIQEIVDACIAADQAAKLANMGESA; encoded by the coding sequence ATGTTTGATAAATTAGAAGATATTCTTCTTCGCTTTGAAGAAATTATGAATCAGCTGAGTGAGCCGGATGTGGCCAATGATACCGGTCGTTTTCGTAAACTGATGAAAGAACAGAGTGATTTAACTCCCATTGTGGAAACATATAAAGAATATAAGCAGGCAAAACAGAACGTGGAAGATTCTCTTGCCATGTTAGAGGATGAAAGCGACGAGGAATTGCGGGAACTGGCCAGAGAAGAACTGAATGATTCCAAAAAGAAAATAGAAGAACTGGAAAAGAAACTGAAAATCCTGCTTCTGCCCAAAGACCCCAACGATGATAAAAATGTAATTGTGGAAATCCGCGCAGGAGCAGGCGGGGATGAAGCTGCGCTTTTTGCAGCGGAAATTTACCGCATGTATGTACATTATGCGGAAGGCAGACGCTGGAAGGTAGAGACAGTGGAATGTGAGGAAATCGGTATTGGCGGCATGAAAAATGTAACTTTTATGATTACCGGACAGGGAGCCTATTCCGTAATGAAATATGAATCCGGTGTACACCGGGTACAGAGAGTTCCGGAAACGGAATCTGGCGGGCGTATTCACACATCCACCATTACTGTGGCGGTTATGCCGGAAGCAGAAGAAGTGGATGTGGTCATTGATGAAAAGGATATAAGGATTGATGTTATGCGTGCGTCGGGAAATGGCGGACAGTGTGTCAATACCACGGATTCGGCAGTTCGCCTGACCCATTTTCCCACCGGAATCGTAATATACAGCCAGACGGAAAAATCTCAGCTCCAGAATAAGGATAAGGCTTTTGCGCTGCTCCGCGCAAAACTTTACGATATGGAGTGCCAGAAACAGCATGACGCTGAGGCGGAAGCCAGAAGAAGCCAGATTGGAACAGGAGACCGTTCTGAAAAAATCAGAACTTATAACTTTCCCCAGGGACGTGTGACAGATCACCGAATCAATCTGACATTGTATAAACTGGATAAGGTCATGAACGGCGATATTCAGGAAATTGTGGATGCATGTATTGCAGCCGACCAGGCGGCGAAGCTGGCGAACATGGGGGAGAGTGCCTGA
- a CDS encoding AAA family ATPase, with protein MNQLYILMLKKEEAFVIVEEPEAHLYPSLQHKLVEFIAYFANINHSSVLITTHSPYILTSVSLCKSNKIGQIQQRETNHMFTGSTDIDSL; from the coding sequence TTGAATCAACTGTACATTCTGATGTTAAAAAAAGAAGAAGCATTTGTAATTGTTGAAGAGCCGGAGGCCCATTTATATCCCTCTCTGCAGCATAAGCTGGTTGAATTTATCGCTTATTTTGCAAATATCAATCACAGTTCTGTATTGATTACGACACACAGCCCCTATATCCTGACTTCGGTTTCATTATGTAAAAGTAACAAAATCGGACAGATACAGCAACGGGAGACAAATCATATGTTCACCGGAAGCACCGATATCGATTCCCTTTGA